Within Citrus sinensis cultivar Valencia sweet orange chromosome 1, DVS_A1.0, whole genome shotgun sequence, the genomic segment ttttaatgagacatattctttgtaatgaacatccaaggagagtgttatgaatttattaaaataaatgtagatgttcataacatatatcttttAGTCTCCTCACTATCTCCCATTAACAacctttagcttccctataactcccactatctcacaaggaattatgatccataatttttcattaatttcatgaagTGATTATGTAcctataaaaggagagctcatctttttgttttgtacacatacaattagaatgaataaaatcactctataaatatattctctcattttattctttatcttgcattgtttctttatttgtattgctggctaatagttttttttgttttttataaggctgactcatcttaaaaaaaatcaatttatattttttatcagtttcatcaagtgtaaagtaaaaaaaaaggataatattaaattctttttttaaagccgCGTGAAAcgcggttctattttctagttaagaaaataattatgattataattttagctatttaaaattaattaataacactcgaataaaattttaaaagggtGGGTGTTTGGTCTAATGCTTGTTAATATTGTTGGGGAAATCCAACAAACATTTTTTTGGTGTGAATTCGTtacaaataacaattattataatgaaaatGTGACTTGTTTTTCAAGATATGTTATATCACAACAGCTGTTTGTTTAATTAGTTCGGGCTTAGGAGAAGCAAAATATTGCATTATTATGCttcaaaaacaattattgCACATTATTTCTTCTCGATCTGGTCCTGGTTCCATTTTTTgcgatttttcaaattttctttataagttaacataatatttagtCTTTTTATAGgtaaaaaatctttaaactatttaaatccTAGGAGTATAATATTGCCAAAGTCCCACAATTatagccaaaaaaaattaatggccTTGTCGGAGACTTGCTACTAATCTGGATTTAGTTAATGCGTAACAATcacaaattattatatgacatatttttaattaatatcatagaaagaaaatttggagattttttttaaaaatcttcctctctttttaaaacattttttatagttaaatcTTCTAATGGTACGTTTCTTGCATATCTAATACGATTATCTAGCTTTTagttatagaattttttttgttattagtaAAAGAGAATTGTTACaaatttaacatatttattgagaaaaattaattttaatttcaatcataaactttctttattattagGGCAACTTTTGAATTACCCCCATCGTGAATTGACAAAAGATAAGAGGAAAATAGGgtgaattgatatttttttaaattgtattttcttaacaaaaataggaggtaaattgaagttttcaaaagtaagAGAGTAATTTGAAGATAGTCAATTTATGAGgggataatttaaaattaactcttattattatcgtataattttacaaatagttgcataagaaaatatagttaattaaattttaggtaaaatatgattaattatatttaaaaataagggcATCATATTATGTTTTGGTAAAGATTTACAGTCATAATTTATAGTCGTGGTTGGTGCTAGAATATTTATTCCATATTATAGTCCAGATTTGTCGACTTCTAGACAATTGCGCTGCGGCAGCATAATTGTGACAAACGGATTAATATTTGTTCTATATTATAGCATATCTCATCgatttacttttaaataagTCTTGTTTAGATCAATTAAAGATTCCATCCAAATTTTAGACTATCAAACTAAtttgtacttttatttttggggtttttaaattcatttgaatagaataaatatttatataaatttttttcgatatttttattatggaaAAGTTGGTTTACCTGAAATTAGTTCCCAATTAAATATCCGagcaagaaaaatcaaaacgaCGTATTTCGTATGCTTTTACGCGATGTTGGTGGGGCCCGGGGGGTTAGAGGCAAGTAATGAGTGGGTTAGGGGAAAGCACTTTGGTTTGGAGACGTGGCATTATATGGTTGGTTATCCGGGGAAGGATTCAGGCAAAACGCTTGCAGTCAAAGTAAGTGCGTCACACAACGTACACGCTACACGAGACTGCCAAATAGCCCAcgtattttatctttttaactaattattttcttcttctatttattgattaattaattaattaatatcattatatACGCTCTGCTGTCTGCATGCAACATGCGAGATTGCCGATTAGTCCActtattaatcttaattaaatttttcttctttaacaGAAAGCGAATAAAATAAACGTTTGTTATAacgtttatattttttaactaataatcaaaattgccgcctaaaaatcataaataagaaaatacgATAAtatcattagagaaaaatttacTCAAAAATCAATCCGTTTCTTTCAACGGTAattctaagtttttttttaaaaatatcaaataagtttatttatgaaaatcaaaatcaattgagtaaatatcaaatattgcGTATTGATTACTGAAGCTGTATTTTTTTGGCTCttatattgaaatgaaaactattttgtaaaatcaaaatgcctttttttttttttccctgacAACAATAAACAAACCGAAAGCAAAAGCTTGAAAGATTTTTGTTAATGGGAGTAGAAGTATTAATAAGTTCCGTGTGAGAAACATAAAGAGATGTTGAAAGTTGGGTCCCACTTTCACTCTTTAAAAGCAGTTGCAGAGTTGCAGCTTCTTCCCAATCCATTAGACCAAGAAACCATAACACTCTCTTGCCAGCAACACCGCTTTTCATCTCATtctcaaaagaataaaaaaaacacattttataaaataaaaataaagaatctgttttgtttttgtgttttttttttttttgtctcttaTTAGTTCTTTCTGTCTGTCTTTAAAAATATCGACCCTCTACCGTTCTTTCAAGAACTGGCCTGGCCGGTTTctgttcaaataaataaatgggggAAAAACAAGTATTAGTAAAGTGGAAAATGTTGGGAGCCAATGTGAAAGTGTTGATGTTAGTGCTACTGTCGTTTTGCTCCTGGGAgatttcttttgttaaagCCTCTGTTTCTTATGACCATAAAGCTGTTATTATTAATGGCCAGAAAAGGATTCTCATTTCTGGCTCCATTCATTATCCCAGAAGCACTCCCgaggtattattattatttcctgCCAATGTGGCTCGTGattgttgatttttattgaCTTTTTGTCAAATGggtagtttttatttttcatttttcttcgtTTGGTTGCAGATGTGGCCTGACCTTATACAAAAGGCCAAAGATGGAGGTTTGGATGTTATTCAAACTTATGTCTTTTGGAATGGACACGAGCCTACTCAAGGAAATgtaatgataatatattatatatatgcattttcactttcatttttcagtgctttttttttgtgaaaaaatTTTCTGGGTTCAAAGACTTATTGGcgtttatttaatctttaaatttttgtgtttcaGTATTATTTTCAGGACAGGTATGATCTTGTTCGATTCATCAAGCTGGTGCAGCAAGCAGGGCTTTATGTTCATCTCCGGATTGGCCCTTATGTTTGTGCTGAATGGAATTATGGGTAATAATTATAGTACATGAATCCTGatcatttatttcaaatatgcTTGCATTACAATGTTTGGGTTGTGTTTCTGCTTCAGGGGATTCCCGGTTTGGCTCAAATATGTTCCTGGTATCGAATTTAGAACTGATAATGGACCTTTCAAGGTTGAATACTTGGTCTTCATCTTTGTAGCCATTAAtcccttaatttaatttcttttacttgactaattctcttaattaaattttactaatctGACTTCCAATTGACTGGCAATGAAGGCGGCTATGCACAAATTCACGGAGAAAATAGTCAGCAtgatgaaggcagaaaagTTATTTCAAACTCAGGGCGGCCCAATAATTCTGTCACAGGTTAGTAAAAGTTTTTCAccttaattattattctttaatccttattttcttcattcttggcccataatgaaagaaaagtagcTTAGttcaactttttctttttgtttaattcCATAATTGCAGATAGAGAATGAATTTGGACCTGTTGAATGGGACATTGGCGCTCCCGGTAAAGCTTATGCCAAATGGGCAGCTCAAATGGCTGTCGGTCTCAATACCGGTGTCCCATGGGTTATGTGCAAACAAGACGACGCTCCTGATCCAGTTGTAAGCAATtctttgccattttttttttcctctttcgcTTTCCATTGTAATTTCTCAATAGCATTTTGGTATGACTTTCTTCATTGTGACCTGCCTTTCCTGGTGaggtttttactttttaatagTAAGTTGTCTATCTAGTTTGCATATCTTTATCTTATATTCTTTTTGGGTGtgcttgctttttttttcagttcaaTTTCATAGGGGTCCTATCACTTTCAtatattttgtcttttctttgCTTCTCTCTGGGTTTTCAGCAcgtaataatgaaaaaatcatGAGCTTGTCTTCTTGTCATCTGATTATCATCCCTGTTACTAGAAACTTAATTCAAGAATTCAGTTGAAAATACTAACCAGATTCTTTGTGGTGATAAATAGATTCAAGGGATCTATTTAGCGGTTAATTTTGTGGGTAATTGATTGTACTGTAAATAATGCTATAGATAATTTTACATAGATTTCTTACATCTCTTTCTCTGATTAATCTTTCACCTGACAGATTAACACCTGCAATGGTTTCTACTGTGAGAAATTTGTTCCAAACCAGAATTACAAACCGAAAATGTGGACGGAAGCTTGGACTGGTTGGTAAGTCCCATAAAATTGCCTGTATACCTCAATTCTTTCTCACTTTCTTGCATATTCCATTCAAGCTTCTGTGAAGTCTACTTCCAGAATCCAGAGAGTAATTTCCTTTCTGCCCTTTGATTGTTTAACTTCCAGGTTCACCGAGTTTGGAAGTGCTGTTCCTACTAGACCGGCAGAGGACTTGGTTTTTTCAGTTGCAAGATTCATTCAGAGTGGTGGTTCAttcatcaattattatatggtAAATTAATCTGCTTTCTCTTTGATAGTAAATTTGTTCAATTGATTTGTGATGAGAAATGAGTTCTATTTCATCTTTATCACCTTTCctgattttcattttcttttctgatcCAGTACCATGGTGGAACTAATTTTGGCCGGACATCTGGTGGTTTTGTTGCTACTAGCTATGACTATGATGCTCCTATAGATGAATATGGTAGGTATGCATGATTAGCATCCAGAGTTGGCTGTTCTGAAGTTGTTTACCTTTATGGCTGAATTGGGATCTTGAGTTTTAACATCTGAGTTTTTCCTCTCACACCAGGACTACTAAATGAACCAAAATGGGGACATTTAAGAGATTTACATAAAGCTATCAAATTATGTGAACCAGCTTTAGTTTCTGTAGATCCCACAGTGAAATCGCTTGGGAAAAATCAAGAGGTATTATTTTAGTGAAAGCAGAAGAAAGCAACATGTATGCACACATTTTTTAGTTGACTCTTGAAACTCAAGTATCTTATCATTTTGTTATCACCAGGCTCATGTATTCAATTCAAAATCTGGTAAGTGTGCTGCATTCCTGGCAAACTATGACACTACATTCTCCGCAAAAGTGAGTTTCGGCAATGCGCAATATGATTTGCCACCTTGGTCCATCAGTGTCCTCCCTGACTGCAAAACTGCAGTTTTCAACACTGCTAGGGTAAGGAGAAGATGCTGAACATCATGCATACAATTCCTATTTCATTGCatttagaaattcaaaaataacacaCTCAGTAGTCATTCATATCTTGCTAGATAtacaagttaaatttttttaccaaagAAAATTTAGCTTTCTATATGGATTCtctttgagaaaattttaaaggcTGACTAGACATTTGATTGAAAATGCTGAGCAGGTTGGTGTCCAAAGCTCTCAGAAGAAGTTCGTACCTGTCATCAATGCATTCTCTTGGCAGTCATACATTGAAGAAACTGCTTCTTCTACTGACGATAATACATTTACAAAAGATGGGTTATGGGAACAAGTATATCTTACTGCAGATGCTTCAGATTATTTGTGGTACATGACAGAGTGAGTAGTTGCTCTAATCACCTGTCCATTccttgatattttttaatttccaaaaatttgaaattgttgtCATAATCTAGCTGTTACTGACAGCTCTGTAACCTTTTGTGTTCTATTGCCAAATCAGTGTAAATATAGACTCCAACGAAGGATTTCTGAAGAATGGACAAGATCCCCTTCTTACCATTTGGTCAGCCGGCCATGCCCTGCAGGTTTTCATTAATGGTCAACTATCAGGTAAAAGGAGTATTATGACTGATATGATAATGTTTCTGGGTGCTAACATCGCTTGTCAACAACTTACTTTTAGTTTCTATCCCTATGCAGGAACTGTTTATGGTTCATTAGAGAACCCTAAATTGACATTCAGTAAGAATGTGAAACTGAGACCTGGTGTTAATAAGATTTCTCTTCTAAGTACTTCTGTAGGCCTTCCGGTTAGTTTTCTGACATTTGTgatctctcttttctttaaaaaaggaCATTGGCATTTGACATTTTACTCCCTGTTATCAATTTGATCAATTTCAGAATGTGGGCACACACTTTGAGAAATGGAATGCTGGGGTTCTTGGGCCAGTAACTTTGAAGGGTCTAAATGAGGGGACGAGAGACATATCTAAGCAAAAGTGGACTTACAAGGTTTGTTTGTCTTTAGATATTCTGAGGTAGTAACTATGCTAGACAGTAGACACCACACAGAAGCAAAATTTATGGATTTGGTAGCTTCTATGCATCTCTATTTGATGTAAATTATCATCATTTGAATACAATAAACTAGTGGctaagaaattcaaaaagactttttttttaatgtaaactGTCACTTCAAGTATAGGATGTGGTCAAGTAGAAATTTTGACATTATTCTGGTTGTATCTTCTTCGTGAAGATTTGGTTGAACCCGGTAAAAGTTTTTGAATGATGCTGGTGCAAAAATTTATGCTATTAAAATATTCACAAGACCtgaaaataatcacaataaaaaattgtttatttttatcaataaaatagtCAGATACTCAAGCTGTGCAGAATTGCAGATGTAACTAGAAAGTAGgcataaaaaattgattactCTTCCATGTAAGACTTTCAAAGATACTCTTCACAAGCTATTACTCATTTACGTGCTTATCCCAAGCAGATTGGTCTAAAAGGTGAGGCCTTAAGCCTTCATACTGTTAGTGGGAGTTCCTCTGTTGAATGGGCACAAGGAGCATCGTTGGCCCAAAAACAACCGATGACGTGGTACAAGGTGAGAATAATCTCAATTCTTAGTCAACACATTTTAACTATCTTTCTGGAATTGATATATGAACAGTCTATCTGTATTAACATATGTCATATTTTGTTGTCTGCAGACTACTTTCAATGTACCGCCAGGCAACGACCCATTAGCTTTAGACATGGGTGCAATGGGAAAGGGGATGGTTTGGATCAATGGTCAGAGTATTGGGCGCCACTGGCCTGGATATATAGGAAATGGTAATTGTGGTGGTTGTAATTATGCTGGAACTTACACCGAGAAGAAATGCCGAACTTACTGCGGAAAGCCCTCTCAACGATGGTGAGAACAGTGCTTCCTCTTTTTCCTTGTTATCATTTACTTGTCTATtttgaataatgataatgaagaTGTTACTCTTAGGTATCACGTTCCCCGCTCATGGCTGAAGCCGAGTGGAAACCTGTTGGTTGTGTTTGAAGAATGGGGCGGTGAACCACATTGGATCTCTTTGCTCAAGAGAACAACATAAACAGCTAcgacaattattttctttttctttttctcattctTCAATAATTCAAGCATACGCTTCCCTCATTTGCTAAGGTGATGATGGTTTGACTCCGACAAACGGGCAAACCAAAGTGTCCAACCATACCCATAATCTGGCCAAAGCCA encodes:
- the LOC102578033 gene encoding beta-galactosidase (The RefSeq protein has 7 substitutions compared to this genomic sequence); the protein is MGEKQVLVKWKMLGANVKVSMLVLLSFCSWEISFVKASVSYDHKAVIINGQKRILISGSIHYPRSTPEMWPDLIQKAKDGGLDVIQTYVFWNGHEPTQGNYYFQDRYDLVRFIKLVQQAGLYVHLRIGPYVCAEWNYGGFPVWLKYVPGIEFRTDNGPFKAAMHKFTEKIVSMMKAEKLFQTQGGPIILSQIENEFGPVEWDIGAPGKAYAKWAAQMAVGLNTGVPWVMCKQDDAPDPVINTCNGFYCEKFVPNQNYKPKMWTEAWTGWFTEFGSAVPTRPAEDLVFSVARFIQSGGSFINYYMYHGGTNFGRTSGGFVATSYDYDAPIDEYGLLNEPKWGHLRGLHKAIKLCEPALVSVDPTVKSLGENQEAHVFNSISGKCAAFLANYDTTFSAKVSFGNAQYDLPPWSISVLPDCKTAVFNTARVGVQSSQKKFVPVINAFSWQSYIEETASSTDDNTFTKDGLWEQVYLTADASDYLWYMTDVNIGSNEGFLKNGQDPLLTIWSAGHALQVFINGQLSGTVYGSLENPKLTFSKNVKLRAGVNKISLLSTSVGLPNVGTHFEKWNAGVLGPVTLKGLNEGTRDISKQKWTYKIGLKGEALSLHTVSGSSSVEWAQGASLAQKQPMTWYKTTFNVPPGNDPLALDMGAMGKGMVWINGQSIGRHWPGYIGNGNCGGCNYAGTYTEKKCRTYCGKPSQRWYHVPRSRLKPSGNLLVVFEEWGGEPHWISLLKRTT
- the LOC102578033 gene encoding beta-galactosidase isoform X1 codes for the protein MGEKQVLVKWKMLGANVKVLMLVLLSFCSWEISFVKASVSYDHKAVIINGQKRILISGSIHYPRSTPEMWPDLIQKAKDGGLDVIQTYVFWNGHEPTQGNYYFQDRYDLVRFIKLVQQAGLYVHLRIGPYVCAEWNYGGFPVWLKYVPGIEFRTDNGPFKAAMHKFTEKIVSMMKAEKLFQTQGGPIILSQIENEFGPVEWDIGAPGKAYAKWAAQMAVGLNTGVPWVMCKQDDAPDPVINTCNGFYCEKFVPNQNYKPKMWTEAWTGWFTEFGSAVPTRPAEDLVFSVARFIQSGGSFINYYMYHGGTNFGRTSGGFVATSYDYDAPIDEYGLLNEPKWGHLRDLHKAIKLCEPALVSVDPTVKSLGKNQEAHVFNSKSGKCAAFLANYDTTFSAKVSFGNAQYDLPPWSISVLPDCKTAVFNTARVGVQSSQKKFVPVINAFSWQSYIEETASSTDDNTFTKDGLWEQVYLTADASDYLWYMTDVNIDSNEGFLKNGQDPLLTIWSAGHALQVFINGQLSGKRSIMTDMIMFLGANIACQQLTFSFYPYAGTVYGSLENPKLTFSKNVKLRPGVNKISLLSTSVGLPNVGTHFEKWNAGVLGPVTLKGLNEGTRDISKQKWTYKIGLKGEALSLHTVSGSSSVEWAQGASLAQKQPMTWYKTTFNVPPGNDPLALDMGAMGKGMVWINGQSIGRHWPGYIGNGNCGGCNYAGTYTEKKCRTYCGKPSQRWYHVPRSWLKPSGNLLVVFEEWGGEPHWISLLKRTT